The Chryseobacterium sp. G0186 genome includes the window TGAACTGATCAGATAAGTAGTTTTATCAGGAAAACGTATAGAAAAATAATAGATGAGGTTTTTATGCTTTGGAAAATTGATCATCTTATTATTGGGGCTTTCCTGATGTGTAGTTATATATTTCCCATAAATCATTCTGTCACTGTGGCAGTTGTATAGCGCATATACATAATCTGTATTGATTTGAAAACGGGTAAATTCTGTTTTCAGGTAGTATTCAAGAACTACCGGATGGAATTCATTATTAATATTAACGACATAATAATCATTGGCAATATTCTGTACAGGGTTTTCAGTAAAAGAATTCTTACCTCCGGATAATTTTTCTGCTACTTCCATTAAGGCAATATTTACCTTTTGATCGAATTTTTTATCTTCAAGATTATAGGCCTGACGAGTCCACATCAACTGGGCTATTAAAATTCCAATAATAGCTATAAACCCCAGTGTAATGATGATGTTGAGTTTTTTGATTTTCATTTTCAGGAACAATATTATCCAAAAATATTTATTAATCTTTTATCATTAACAACTTATTAACAAATGTTTGATAGCGGTTAACAAGCTGTATGGTTTATCCGCTTTACATTTGTGATATCATAAAGAGAATTACAGGTTTCTTTATTATTTCTAACTATTAAAATTTATACTCATGAAAAAATTAAAAATCACAGCAGTGTTAGCAGTGTTGGCTTTCTCTCCATTCTATGCAAATGTATTTTCAGGAGAAGCTCTTTTAATCGTAAACAGAGTTGCTGATGCTATCAAATGGAAATCAGAATCAATAGATGTGGGAAATATTCCTCAGGGAAAACCAAAAATCATCAGATTTGAATTTACCAATACAAGTTCAAAACCAATCATCATACAAAATGTAGCCCCTTCATGTGGATGCACAACAGCAGATTATACTAAAACTCCTATCCAGCCTGGGAAAAAGGGATTTGTAGAAGCTAGTTATAATGCCGCAGCCGCAGGTCCGTTTATGAAAACGGTGAATGTTACAACAAGCGAAAGTAAAACCCCTAAAACACTTTCTTTTAAAGGTACAGTTACTTCATAACTCATATTTCAATATTAATTAAAAGCCGTTTCACGATCTGTGAAATGGCTTTTTTCTTATTACTATCTCCTGCATAATTTAAA containing:
- a CDS encoding DUF1573 domain-containing protein — translated: MKKLKITAVLAVLAFSPFYANVFSGEALLIVNRVADAIKWKSESIDVGNIPQGKPKIIRFEFTNTSSKPIIIQNVAPSCGCTTADYTKTPIQPGKKGFVEASYNAAAAGPFMKTVNVTTSESKTPKTLSFKGTVTS